In Castanea sativa cultivar Marrone di Chiusa Pesio chromosome 6, ASM4071231v1, a single window of DNA contains:
- the LOC142638744 gene encoding uncharacterized protein LOC142638744, which yields MADHHSLASTSSASVASALTRLEDPAWVQMKQMIEDLKKSKETKKRIQSKIGNPYGDPFDVDEEEGEEEDEVGVVEKSPLQTLGKQKFKGKDVDTDMGQIRGKKKIKSYFAPRTTPGAQPSIRSALATKVMIDNAKMNVARWWYHYNVPFYASQSPYYQSMIDSIAAIGPGFKGPFFYELRGAMFLKSIDTSGLTKDAETLFNIFDSVVQEIGVEYIVQLITDNASAYKKARKKLQQKYGTLFWSPCAAHCIDLMLENITKTKWFPLVDEAIKKTKKITKFIYKYGVVLDLMRQDFTNGRESCRPAITRFATNFLSLQSMLRFKKELRQMFTSDKWLSCPHAKTAVGKEISKIVLEDYSFWSQCKHIVKVSEPLVRVLRLVDGDEKPAMGWNKQLHSPLHAVGCFLNPAIYFRPSFKRQNAVQRGLLSTLMRLVPDPDIQDKISSQLDEYKKSIGDFGTSLAIRQRERLNPISWWEQFGLGAPDLQSFAIRMLSQCCSATSCERNWSTFEYVHSKKRNGLEHKRVNDLVFVHYNLRLRQKNIRRNKYALDPISLDAIDLMGDWVAEEPALLNPDDINWDCLNEPAALVNVEEDAELETIDVDDDDDDDNNNEHDLTNLPMGVGSSCGSSFDDEFDPSLLDDDEEE from the exons ATGGCTGATCATCATAGTTTAGCTAGTACTTCTTCTGCTTCTGTGGCCTCTGCCCTTACAAGATTAGAGGATCCCGCATGG GTTCAAATGAAACAAATGATTGAAgacttaaaaaaatctaaagaaaccaaaaagagGATTCAGTCAAAAATTGGGAACCCATATGGTGATCCATTTGATGTTGATGAGGAGGAGGGGGAGGAAGAGGATGAGGTTGGGGTTGTTGAAAAGAGTCCCCTTCAAACATTAggtaaacaaaaatttaagggAAAGGATGTTGACACTGATATGGGTCAAAtaagaggaaagaagaaaattaagagTTATTTTGCTCCTAGAACAACCCCTGGTGCTCAACCCTCTATAAGAAGTGCTTTGGCTACAAAAGTAATGATTGATAATGCAAAAATGAATGTGGCAAGATGGTGGTATCATTAtaatgtaccattttatgcatCTCAATCACCCTATTATCAATCTATGATAGATTCCATTGCTGCTATTGGGCCGGGATTTAAGGGACCTTTTTTTTATGAGTTGAG GGGTGCCATGTTCTTGAAATCTATTGACACTTCTGGCCTTACAAAGGATGCTGAAACGTTGTTCAATATATTTGATTCTGTTGTTCAAGAAATTGGTGTGGAATATATTGTGCAATTGATTACAGATAATGCTTCTGCCTATAAAAAAGCTAGAAAAAAATTACAGCAAAagtatggtactttattttggTCTCCTTGTGCAGCTCATTGCATAGACTTGATGTTGGAGAATATTACTAAAACTAAGTGGTTCCCTCTTGTTGATGAAGCAATTAAGAAGAcaaaaaagataacaaagttCATTTACAAATATGGCGTTGTTTTAGACTTGATGAGGCAAGATTTTACAAATGGAAGAGAGTCATGTCGTCCTGCAATTACAAGGTTTGCCACTAACTTCTTAAGTCTACAGAGCATGCTAAGGTTCAAAAAAGAGCTTAGACAAATGTTCACTAGTGATAAATGGCTTTCATGCCCCCATGCTAAGACTGCCGTTGGGAAGGagattagtaaaattgttttggaaGATTATTCGTTTTGGTCTCAATGCAAGCACATAGTGAAAGTTAGTGAGCCTTTAGTTAGAGTACTTCGTCTTGTTGATGGGGATGAGAAACCTGCTATGGG ATGGAACAAACAACTGCATAGTCCTTTGCATGCAGTAGGTTGCTTTCTTAACCCTGCAATTTACTTTAGGCCTTCATTTAAAAGGCAAAATGCAGTTCAAAGAGGGTTGCTAAGCACTCTAATGAGGTTGGTTCCCGATCCTGACATTCAAGACAAAATAAGTTCACAACTTGATGAGTACAAAAAGTCAATTGGTGACTTTGGCACATCACTAGCAATCCGCCAACGAGAGAGACTAAATCCAA TTTCATGGTGGGAGCAATTTGGCCTTGGAGCTCCAGATTTACAATCATTTGCCATTCGTATGCTAAGTCAATGTTGTAGTGCAACTAGTTGTGAGAGAAATTGGAGCACATTTGAATATGTTCACTCAAAGAAGAGAAATGGATTGGAACATAAACGAGTAAATGATTTGGTCTTTGTCCATTATAATTTGAGGCTTCGACAAAA GAATATTCGAAGGAATAAGTATGCATTGGATCCTATAAGCTTGGATGCCATTGACTTGATGGGAGATTGGGTGGCTGAAGAACCTGCACTTCTTAATCCAGATGACATAAATTGGGATTGTCTTAATGAACCAGCAGCCCTAGTGAATGTGGAAGAGGATGCTGAACTTGAAACTATTGATgttgatgacgatgatgatgatgacaacaaTAATGAACATGACTTGACAAATCTTCCAATGGGTGTTGGTAGTTCTTGTGGGAgttcttttgatgatgaatttGATCCTTCTCTCttggatgatgatgaggaggagtaa